The DNA window CTGCGTTCTCTGATGCGCCGAGAGACCGGGCTCACTCCCTCGGCGTACCGTCAGAGATTCGGTGGGCGGTGATATCCGCGGTCTACACGCTTCCGCACTGACATCCCACCAAGTCAGAAGTTCCCGCGAGCCTCTTGCTCACGCTCGATGGCTTCGAAAAGTGCCTTGAAGTTGCCGATACCGAAGCCGAGTGATCCGTGACGCTCGATGAGCTCGAAGAATACCGTCGGGCGGTCCACCAGTGGCTTGGTGAAGATCTGCAGGAGATACCCGTCCTCGTCGCGGTCGACCAGGATGCCGCGCTTCTGCAACTCTTCGATCGGTACTCGAACGTTGCCGATCCGTGCGCGCAGTTCGGAGTCTTCGTAGTACGAGTCCGGGGTGGCGAGGAATTCGACACCGGCGGCGCGCAGCGCATCGACCGAGGAGAGAATGTCGTTGGTGGCGAGAGCCAGATGCTGCGCGCCGGGTCCACGATAGAACTCGAGGTACTCGTCGATCTGTGAGCGCTTCTTGGCGATGGCCGGCTCGTTCAATGGAAACTTCACCCGATGATTGCCGTTGGAGACGACCTTGCTCATCAGCGCCGAGTAGTCGGTTGCGATGTCGGCACCGACGAATTCGGCCATGTTCGTAAATCCCATGACGCGGTGGTAGAAGTCCACCCACTCGTCCATCTTGCCCAGTTCGACGTTGCCCACGACATGATCGAGTGCCTGAAAAATGCGCTTGGGAGCGCCTTCCGGTCGCTGCAGCGTCGACGCGCGCGGCACATAACCCGGCAGGTACGTGCCGGTGTATCGGGAGCGGTCGACCAGCGTGTGCTGGGTATCGCCGTACGTCGCAATCGTGGCTGTCCGTACCGTGCCGTGTTCGTCGGAGGTATCGGTCGGCTCCTGCAGCACTCGCGCTCCCTGAGCTCGCGCATGCTCGATGCATCGGTCCACGTCCGGCACCGCAAGGGCGATATCGATGACGCCGTCGCCGTGCCGGCTGTGGTGGGCGATCAGATCACTGTTCGGATCGACGGCTCCCTTGATGACGAAACGCACTGCGCCGGACTTGAGCACGTATGCGTGGTGGTCACGCTGGCCGGTCGTCGGACCGGAGTACGCAACCAGTTCCATGCCGAACGCGGACTGGAAGAAGTGAGCGGTCTGCATCGCGTTGCCGACCACCCATACGATGGCGTCCCAGCCACTTACGGGAAAGGGATCTCGCTTGTCGTCGTACTCGACGAGTCCGACGAGCTGTCGAAGCTGATCGGCGTCGAGATCGGCCAGTCTTTCGTCATCGTTGAGAATGCTGTCGAGGCTCATGAAGTCTCCTGATTGGATCCAAGTTGGGCGAACTGTTCGATTGAGCCCAACATCGAGGCGACAGGGTGTCAATCGGTCGGATAACTGCTATCCATGCTGTACAGATAGGGCAGGTCAAGGCAACTATTGCTATACCATCTGTATAGAAAACTGGAGGTGCATGATGGAATCCGCATTGGACGAGTTGGACAGAGCGATGCTTGCTGCGCTGCATGACAATTCGAGGATTGGCATGCTCGAGCTGTCGCGAACGCTCGGGGTGGCACGCGCGACGGTGTC is part of the Rhodococcus sovatensis genome and encodes:
- the hppD gene encoding 4-hydroxyphenylpyruvate dioxygenase, translating into MSLDSILNDDERLADLDADQLRQLVGLVEYDDKRDPFPVSGWDAIVWVVGNAMQTAHFFQSAFGMELVAYSGPTTGQRDHHAYVLKSGAVRFVIKGAVDPNSDLIAHHSRHGDGVIDIALAVPDVDRCIEHARAQGARVLQEPTDTSDEHGTVRTATIATYGDTQHTLVDRSRYTGTYLPGYVPRASTLQRPEGAPKRIFQALDHVVGNVELGKMDEWVDFYHRVMGFTNMAEFVGADIATDYSALMSKVVSNGNHRVKFPLNEPAIAKKRSQIDEYLEFYRGPGAQHLALATNDILSSVDALRAAGVEFLATPDSYYEDSELRARIGNVRVPIEELQKRGILVDRDEDGYLLQIFTKPLVDRPTVFFELIERHGSLGFGIGNFKALFEAIEREQEARGNF